GCCCCCCGATTGAGAACCTGCGCGGCGCTGAGGCCCGGCACCGCCACGTCGAGCACCGCGCCCTGGTTGGGAGTCAGCGGCAGCCAGCCGAAGTGCGGGCCGGCCAGCGCGCCCGCGCCCTGGCAGCACACCACGTGCCGGGCGCGCACCTGCCCAGGGGGGTAGGCCACGCCGGTGCCGTCGCTAACGAGCGCCTCCCAGCTAAAAGTTTCTTCGCGCAGCCAGCCTGCCGGCCGCCCCTCGGCGGCTAGGGCGGCCAGCAGGGCCTCCACGCGCAAGTGGCCGCCACCGCGCAGCCACGCGCCGCCGTGCGGGGCCAGCAGCCCCGGCCGCACAATGGGCGCAGTTTCGATTTTTTCTACGAAGCCCTGCCAGGGGTCAGCGGCGGCGCGGGCCAGCATTTGCCGCTGCTCTTCTTCTGAGCCGAAGACCTTGAGAATGGGCGAGTTCTGGAAAAAATCCTCGTTAAATTCCTGATTCAAGGCTTCGTAATACGCCACCGCGTAGGGCAGCGTTTCCTGGGCCCGCCAGGTGAGGGCGAAGCGCTTGCCGGCCACCGGGTTCATGAGGCCGGCGGCCACCCGCGAGGCGGTATCGGGCCGGGGCTCGTCGTAGACGAGCACGCGGTGGCCGCGCCCGCGCAGCTCGCGGGCGAGCACTGCGCCAGCTATGCCGTGGCCGATGAGGAGGTAGTCGTACATTTTTAGTGCTTGGTTGGAGCCGTTTGTCATGGCGAGCGCAGCGCAGCAATCGCCATGACAAACAGTGCTACCCAGGAACCGCTAACTTTGCCAAATGCTTCGCGTCGTCAGTTTTACCTTCAACGCCTTTGGCGAAAACACCTATCTGCTCATCGATGAGGCCACCCGCGCCACGGCCATCGTGGACCCCGGCGCGTACTCGCCGGCCGAGCAGCAGACGTTGCGCGCCTACATCGAGGGCGAAAAGCTGGACGTGCAATACCTGCTCAATACCCACGCCCACATCGACCATGTGCTCGGCAACGCCTTTGTAATGAGGCAATTCAGGGAAATCCCGTTTTTGCTGCACGCGCTGGACCTGCCCACGCTGCGGGCGGTACCCACCTACGCCGGACCCTACGGCTTCCCGGCCTACGAGCCCGCCGAGCCTACCGGCGAGCTGGCGGCGGGCCAAGTCGTTGGGCTGGGCGAGAGCCGGTTGGAGGTGCGCTTCGCACCGGGCCACGCGCCCGGCCACGTGGTGCTCTACGACCAGGCCGGCGGGCAGCTCATTGGCGGCGACGTGCTGTTTCGGGGCAGCATCGGGCGCACCGACCTGCCGGGCGGCAGCCACCAGATATTACTGCAAAGCATTGAGCGCGAATTATTAACCCTGCCCGACGCCACGGTGGTATACCCCGGCCACGGCCCGGCCACCACTATTGGCGCGGAGCGGCGCAGCAACCCGTTTTTAACCTAGCTGCCTGGCCAGCCCTACCCCTCAGCAAGCTGGCGAAGAGAGCAGCCCCACACGGCTGCTTTTGCCAGCGTACTTTAACTGCGGCGCAGGCGCAACCGGGCCCTACGCTACCCTCAGGATTACTCTCGCTTGAAACGACATATTCCCAACGCGCTGACCTGCCTCAACCTGCTGTGCGGGTGCCTGGCGCTCACCTTTATTTTTCGGGGCGAACTGGTGATGGGCGCCTACCTGGTGGGCGTGGCGGCAGTAGCCGATTTTTTCGACGGGCTGCTGGCGCGGGCGCTGCGCGTATCGTCGCCCATCGGCAAGGACCTCGATTCGCTGGCCGATATGGTGTCATTTGGAGTGGTGCCGGGGGCCATAATGTACCAGCTGATACAAATGCCGATTCCTGGGCAAGCCACAACGCATAACTACTTGGATGGCCTCGACAGCCTTCATGCAGGCGCACTCCTGCTTCCTTTTGGCGGATTCATTCTTACTATTTTTTCGGCGTTGCGGCTGGCTAAGTTTAATAATGACACGCGGCAGACGACCTCGTTTATCGGGCTTCCTACCCCCGCCTGCACGCTGGTAGTGGCCTCGCTGCCGCTCATTCTGGCCCGCAATGAGTTTGGGCTGGACCGCTTCATTCTGAACCCCTGGCTGCTGCTG
The genomic region above belongs to Hymenobacter psoromatis and contains:
- a CDS encoding NAD(P)/FAD-dependent oxidoreductase; this encodes MYDYLLIGHGIAGAVLARELRGRGHRVLVYDEPRPDTASRVAAGLMNPVAGKRFALTWRAQETLPYAVAYYEALNQEFNEDFFQNSPILKVFGSEEEQRQMLARAAADPWQGFVEKIETAPIVRPGLLAPHGGAWLRGGGHLRVEALLAALAAEGRPAGWLREETFSWEALVSDGTGVAYPPGQVRARHVVCCQGAGALAGPHFGWLPLTPNQGAVLDVAVPGLSAAQVLNRGAYVVPGGREGQFRVGATYRWPPFPDNPGPADQRELAGRLAALTALPFGVVGERRGVRPAVRDRRPLLGRHPALSWLSLFGGFGSKGVSLAPRLAAQLADYFDGGGALWPDADLARYYSLYIAK
- a CDS encoding CDP-alcohol phosphatidyltransferase family protein; protein product: MKRHIPNALTCLNLLCGCLALTFIFRGELVMGAYLVGVAAVADFFDGLLARALRVSSPIGKDLDSLADMVSFGVVPGAIMYQLIQMPIPGQATTHNYLDGLDSLHAGALLLPFGGFILTIFSALRLAKFNNDTRQTTSFIGLPTPACTLVVASLPLILARNEFGLDRFILNPWLLLGLTVVLSGLLVAELPLFALKFKNLRWRGNRRRLIFVGLALGLVGWLRAAGIPLAVLLYVLLSVPGRVRSRDVAEADPTTPQ
- a CDS encoding MBL fold metallo-hydrolase; translated protein: MLRVVSFTFNAFGENTYLLIDEATRATAIVDPGAYSPAEQQTLRAYIEGEKLDVQYLLNTHAHIDHVLGNAFVMRQFREIPFLLHALDLPTLRAVPTYAGPYGFPAYEPAEPTGELAAGQVVGLGESRLEVRFAPGHAPGHVVLYDQAGGQLIGGDVLFRGSIGRTDLPGGSHQILLQSIERELLTLPDATVVYPGHGPATTIGAERRSNPFLT